Proteins encoded together in one Spirochaetota bacterium window:
- a CDS encoding GGDEF domain-containing protein: MRSPVKDAIEILTQQNLSFTLFPVLSFVLLTCYALQKEYLLSDFITLVLSTILIFFAYYLIASTISKTRRHRELELISMTDSLTGLYNRRYMEKKIEQEYEQYKRTGLEFAIVSADIDFFKNINDIYGHDCGDYLLKSVTEDLRKSVRTYDTVARWGGEEFLLLLPGTSMESALILTERIRKTVEARSYEYEGVHEPIKVTLTFGVSVAGAGDSVDKIIKRADMALYHGKRKSRNCVISFDEINTP, from the coding sequence ATGAGGTCGCCTGTTAAGGATGCCATCGAAATCTTAACACAGCAAAATTTAAGCTTCACGCTTTTCCCGGTGTTGTCGTTCGTATTGCTGACCTGTTATGCCTTGCAGAAAGAATATCTGCTTTCGGATTTCATAACGCTGGTGCTGTCAACCATCTTGATTTTCTTTGCCTATTACCTGATCGCAAGCACCATATCCAAAACCAGGCGGCACAGGGAGCTGGAGCTGATATCGATGACCGACAGCCTCACGGGTCTTTACAACCGGCGATACATGGAGAAAAAAATCGAGCAGGAGTACGAGCAGTACAAGAGAACCGGCCTTGAATTTGCCATAGTCAGCGCTGATATCGATTTTTTTAAAAATATCAATGACATATACGGGCATGACTGCGGCGACTACCTGCTGAAGTCGGTAACGGAAGACCTGCGCAAATCCGTCAGGACCTATGATACCGTCGCCAGGTGGGGGGGAGAGGAATTTCTGCTGTTATTGCCCGGGACAAGCATGGAATCCGCGTTGATACTGACCGAACGCATACGAAAGACCGTGGAAGCCCGCAGCTACGAATATGAAGGCGTTCACGAGCCGATAAAGGTGACATTGACATTTGGCGTGTCTGTGGCGGGCGCAGGGGATAGCGTTGACAAGATAATAAAGAGAGCCGACATGGCGCTGTACCACGGTAAAAGGAAAAGCCGCAACTGCGTTATCTCGTTTGATGAAATTAATACGCCATAG
- a CDS encoding SDR family oxidoreductase produces MKIDFNLTGKTALVSGASRGIGESIAKTLAAHGAEVILTSRKIEGLTAVEKEIIAAGGKAISIACHNGKMDEIANLFKEIESRYGRLDILVNNAATNFYFGDVLNANEAAWDKTMEVNLKGYFFMSQFAAKLMVKSGGGAIVNVGSINGIRPALMQGVYSITKAGVIAMTKSFAKELAPFKVRVNALLPGLTRTKFSSVMTENEELMDKVLLPMIPMRRAGEPEEMAGAVLYLVSDASSFTTGATIVVDGGALA; encoded by the coding sequence ATGAAAATCGATTTCAACCTGACCGGTAAAACAGCCCTGGTGTCCGGCGCGAGCCGCGGCATCGGCGAATCGATAGCGAAGACCCTGGCGGCCCACGGCGCGGAGGTAATCCTCACAAGCCGCAAGATCGAAGGACTTACCGCGGTGGAAAAGGAAATTATCGCTGCCGGAGGCAAGGCAATTTCCATCGCCTGCCACAACGGGAAGATGGACGAGATCGCGAACCTCTTCAAGGAGATAGAGAGCCGCTATGGCAGGCTGGACATCCTGGTGAACAACGCCGCCACGAACTTCTATTTCGGCGACGTTCTGAACGCCAACGAGGCTGCCTGGGACAAGACCATGGAGGTAAACCTGAAGGGATACTTCTTCATGAGCCAGTTCGCGGCGAAGCTGATGGTGAAGTCCGGCGGCGGAGCTATCGTGAACGTGGGGTCCATCAACGGGATCAGGCCTGCCCTCATGCAGGGCGTCTATTCCATCACCAAGGCCGGGGTCATAGCCATGACCAAGTCCTTCGCCAAGGAGCTCGCCCCCTTCAAGGTGCGGGTCAACGCCCTCCTGCCGGGCCTTACCAGGACGAAATTTTCCTCAGTCATGACGGAGAACGAGGAGCTGATGGACAAGGTGCTGCTACCGATGATCCCGATGCGCCGGGCCGGCGAACCGGAGGAGATGGCCGGGGCGGTCCTGTACCTCGTATCGGACGCGTCGTCCTTCACGACCGGGGCGACCATCGTGGTGGATGGCGGCGCGCTGGCGTAA
- a CDS encoding 3-hydroxyacyl-CoA dehydrogenase produces the protein MDINDIKKVLIIGGGTMGTQISIPCALSGYAVVIYDIKEEVLQKSLRTIPKFLAGFVAFKKITQEEADAAVARISTSTNLEEAARDADIVSESVPEDPELKKKIFAQLNTLCPERTIFTTNTSTLLPSMIAEATGRPGKFLAYHFHDIRMTNVVDIMPHPGTAPETVALVRAFAEKTGQLPIMLTKENHGYVFNAMISALFFAAQTLASREVASVEDIDRAWMGVTHMLMGPFAIMDSIGTDTVYHITNYWAQRTKDKQSVRNAEFMKKVVDEGRLGQKVKKGFYDYPNPAFSKPDFLKGSK, from the coding sequence ATGGACATCAACGACATCAAGAAGGTACTCATCATCGGCGGCGGCACCATGGGAACGCAGATCAGCATCCCCTGCGCCCTGAGCGGATACGCCGTCGTCATCTACGACATCAAGGAGGAGGTGCTGCAGAAATCCCTCCGGACAATTCCGAAATTCCTGGCCGGCTTCGTGGCCTTCAAAAAGATAACCCAGGAAGAGGCCGACGCTGCCGTGGCCCGCATCAGCACCTCCACCAATCTCGAGGAAGCGGCCAGGGACGCGGACATCGTGAGCGAATCGGTGCCGGAAGACCCGGAGCTCAAGAAGAAGATCTTCGCCCAGCTCAACACGCTCTGCCCGGAGCGGACGATCTTCACCACCAACACGTCGACGCTCCTTCCCTCCATGATCGCGGAGGCCACCGGCAGGCCGGGGAAGTTCCTGGCCTACCACTTCCACGACATACGCATGACCAACGTGGTGGACATCATGCCCCACCCGGGCACGGCGCCGGAGACCGTGGCCCTGGTCAGGGCCTTCGCGGAGAAGACCGGGCAGCTCCCCATCATGCTCACCAAGGAGAACCACGGCTACGTGTTCAACGCCATGATCTCCGCCCTCTTCTTCGCGGCCCAGACCCTGGCCTCGCGGGAGGTCGCGTCGGTGGAGGACATCGACCGGGCCTGGATGGGCGTCACCCACATGCTGATGGGGCCCTTCGCCATCATGGACAGCATCGGCACGGACACGGTCTACCACATCACCAACTACTGGGCACAGCGCACGAAGGACAAGCAGTCCGTCAGGAACGCGGAGTTCATGAAAAAAGTCGTGGACGAAGGGCGACTGGGCCAGAAGGTCAAGAAGGGGTTCTACGATTATCCCAACCCGGCCTTCAGCAAGCCCGATTTTCTCAAGGGCAGCAAATAA
- a CDS encoding acyl-CoA dehydrogenase family protein, whose product MDFGISDKMKTILAMIDEFVDKELIPLEQEYLTAEFRDMVPALAEKRKMVKQMELWGPQIPRDLGGMGLTLVEHGLVSESLGRSPLGHYVFGCQAPDAGNIEILHLHGTKEQKEQYLKPLAAGDIRSCFSMTEVDMPGSNPVMLETTAVKDGGDYVINGHKWYTSSADGSKFAIVMAVTNPDAPAYQQASMIIVPTDAPGYNLVRNIPVMGHSGSDYASHGEILYQNCRVPQKNLLGKEGMGFVIAQDRLGPGRIHHCMRWIGICNRSFDLMCRRASERKITADGKTLATRQTVQNWVSESAAEIQAARLMTLNAAWRIDNLGAKEARDDIALIKFVVANTMQHVIDRALQVHGGLGMTDDTILAYFFRHERAARIYDGADEVHKSSFAKRYLRKYEKPR is encoded by the coding sequence ATGGATTTCGGAATATCAGACAAAATGAAAACCATTCTCGCGATGATTGATGAATTCGTCGACAAGGAGCTTATCCCCCTGGAGCAGGAGTACCTTACCGCGGAGTTCCGCGACATGGTCCCCGCCCTGGCGGAAAAAAGAAAAATGGTTAAGCAGATGGAGCTCTGGGGCCCCCAGATCCCCAGGGACCTGGGCGGCATGGGACTCACCCTGGTCGAGCACGGCCTGGTGTCGGAATCGCTGGGGCGCTCTCCCCTGGGACACTACGTGTTCGGGTGCCAGGCCCCGGACGCGGGGAACATCGAGATCCTCCACCTCCATGGCACCAAAGAGCAGAAGGAGCAGTACCTGAAGCCCCTGGCCGCGGGCGATATCCGGAGCTGCTTTTCCATGACCGAGGTGGACATGCCCGGTTCGAACCCGGTCATGCTGGAGACCACGGCGGTGAAGGACGGCGGCGACTACGTCATCAACGGCCACAAGTGGTACACCTCCAGCGCCGACGGATCGAAGTTCGCCATCGTCATGGCGGTTACGAATCCTGACGCACCAGCCTACCAGCAGGCGAGCATGATCATCGTGCCCACCGACGCCCCCGGCTACAACCTGGTGCGGAACATACCGGTCATGGGCCACAGCGGCAGCGACTACGCGAGCCACGGCGAGATCCTCTACCAGAACTGCCGGGTGCCGCAGAAGAACCTCCTCGGGAAAGAGGGGATGGGCTTCGTTATCGCCCAGGACCGCCTGGGCCCGGGCAGGATCCACCACTGCATGCGCTGGATCGGCATCTGCAACCGCTCCTTCGACCTGATGTGCCGCCGCGCGTCGGAGCGGAAGATCACGGCCGACGGCAAGACCCTGGCCACCCGGCAGACCGTGCAGAACTGGGTGTCCGAGTCCGCCGCCGAGATCCAGGCCGCCCGCCTCATGACCCTGAACGCGGCGTGGCGCATCGACAACCTGGGCGCCAAGGAGGCCCGGGACGACATAGCCCTGATCAAGTTCGTGGTGGCCAACACCATGCAGCACGTCATCGACCGGGCCCTCCAGGTCCACGGCGGCCTCGGCATGACCGACGACACGATCCTGGCCTACTTCTTCCGCCACGAGCGGGCCGCGCGGATCTACGACGGCGCCGACGAGGTGCACAAGTCCTCTTTTGCCAAGCGCTATCTCAGGAAATACGAAAAGCCGCGATGA